In Elephas maximus indicus isolate mEleMax1 chromosome 4, mEleMax1 primary haplotype, whole genome shotgun sequence, a genomic segment contains:
- the SOX10 gene encoding transcription factor SOX-10: protein MAEEQDLSEVELSPVGSEEPRCLSPGSAPSLGPDGGGGGSGLRASPGPGELGKVKKEQQDGEADDDKFPVCIREAVSQVLSGYDWTLVPMPVRVNGASKSKPHVKRPMNAFMVWAQAARRKLADQYPHLHNAELSKTLGKLWRLLNESDKRPFIEEAERLRMQHKKDHPDYKYQPRRRKNGKAAQGEAECPGGEAEQGGAATIQAHYKSAHLDHRHPGEGSPMSDGNPEHPSGQSHGPPTPPTTPKTELQSGKADSKRDGRSLGEGGKPHIDFGNVDIGEISHEVMSNMETFDVAELDQYLPPNGHPGHVGSYSAAGYGLGSALAVASGHSAWISKPPGVALPTVSPPGVDAKAQVKTETAGPQAPPHYTDQPSTSQIAYTSLSLPHYGSAFPSISRPQFDYSDHQPSGPYYGHSGQASGLYSAFSYMGPSQRPLYTAISDPSPSGPQSHSPTHWEQPVYTTLSRP from the exons ATGGCGGAGGAACAGGACCTGTCCGAGGTGGAGCTGAGCCCCGTGGGCTCCGAGGAGCCCCGCTGCCTGTCCCCAGGGAGCGCGCCCTCGCTGGGGCCcgacggcggcggcggcggctcggGCCTGCGGGCCAGCCCGGGGCCCGGAGAGCTGGGTAAGGTCAAGAAGGAGCAGCAGGACGGCGAGGCAGACGACGACAAGTTCCCCGTGTGCATCCGCGAGGCCGTCAGCCAGGTGCTCAGCGGCTACGACTGGACGCTGGTGCCCATGCCCGTGCGCGTCAACGGCGCCAGCAAGAGCAAGCCTCACGTCAAGCGGCCCATGAACGCCTTCATGGTGTGGGCTCAGGCGGCGCGCAGGAAGCTGGCCGATCAGTACCCGCACCTGCACAACGCCGAGCTTAGCAAGACGCTGGGCAAGCTCTGGAG GTTGCTGAATGAGAGCGATAAGCGCCCCTTCATTGAGGAGGCTGAGCGACTCCGCATGCAGCACAAGAAGGACCACCCGGACTACAAGTATCAGCCCCGGCGGCGGAAGAATGGGAAGGCGGCTCAGGGGGAGGCAGAGTGCCCAGGCGGGGAGGCCGAGCAGGGTGGGGCGGCCACCATCCAGGCCCACTACAAGAGTGCCCACCTGGACCACCGGCACCCGGGAGAGGGCTCCCCAATGTCAGATGGGAACCCTGAGCACCCCTCAG GCCAGAGCCACGGCCCACCGACCCCTCCAACCACCCCAAAGACAGAGCTGCAGTCGGGCAAGGCAGACTCCAAGCGGGATGGGCGCTCCCTGGGGGAGGGTGGGAAGCCTCACATCGACTTCGGCAATGTGGACATTGGTGAGATCAGCCACGAGGTAATGTCTAACATGGAGACCTTTGATGTGGCTGAGTTGGACCAGTACCTGCCGCCCAATGGGCACCCAGGCCACGTGGGCAGCTACTCGGCAGCTGGCTATGGGCTGGGCAGCGCCCTGGCTGTGGCCAGCGGACACTCTGCCTGGATCTCCAAGCCACCAGGTGTGGCTCTGCCCACAGTCTCACCACCTGGAGTGGATGCCAAAGCCCAGGTGAAGACGGAGACCGCGGGGCCCCAGGCACCCCCGCACTACACCGACCAGCCATCCACTTCTCAGATTGCCTACACCTCCCTCAGCCTGCCCCACTACGGCTCCGCCTTCCCCTCCATCTCCCGCCCCCAGTTCGACTATTCTGACCATCAGCCCTCAGGACCCTATTATGGCCACTCAGGCCAGGCCTCTGGCCTCTACTCGGCCTTCTCTTACATGGGGCCCTCGCAACGGCCCCTCTACACAGCCATCTCTGACCCCAGCCCCTCAGGGCCCCAGTCCCACAGCCCCACACACTGGGAGCAGCCAGTATACACGACGCTGTCCCGGCCTTAA
- the LOC126076489 gene encoding 40S ribosomal protein S29-like has protein sequence MAVAKAIPRVPDLTLLLAAFLRSPHPGPQLARAIHNGGHQQLYRSHLRQLCQGSRYCCVCSNQHSPIGKYSLNMCQECSHQYTNDIVFIKWD, from the exons ATGGCCGTGGCCAAAGCCATCCCCAGAGTTCCTGACTTAACCCTTCTCCTGGCTGCTTTTCTGCGCAGCCCACACCCAGGGCCCCAGCTGGCAAGAGCTATACA CAACGGGGGTCACCAGCAGCTCTACCGGAGCCATCTGCGACAACTCTGCCAGGGTTCCCGCTATTGCTGTGTGTGCTCAAACCAGCACAGTCCGATCGGGAAATACAGCCTCAATATGTGCCAAGAGTGTTCCCATCAGTACACAAACGATATAGTCTTCATCAAGTGGGACTAA